Proteins encoded together in one Mugil cephalus isolate CIBA_MC_2020 chromosome 16, CIBA_Mcephalus_1.1, whole genome shotgun sequence window:
- the LOC125022998 gene encoding 1-phosphatidylinositol 4,5-bisphosphate phosphodiesterase delta-3-A-like, with protein sequence MLGNKKKAAAQVKNGAGTSQSKAIDPLRNLGVQEDEDVKRMLQGSSMVKVRSPRWQKRRTLKLLEDGVTVWCQSQKTSSRAKEQQSFSVLEVECIREGCQSEMLRQLAGSIPEGRCLTVVFKGSRKSLDLLCQSHEEAQHWVRGIRTLQGRVQNMTQKEKLDHWIHAYLSRADQNHDDKMSYDEVQTLLQMINIDLSDQYARSLFQKCDRSADGRLDHGEIEVFCRELLRRPELDAVFTRYSANGCVLSTVDLRDFLKDQGEDASLTHAQSLILTYELNEWAQKNQFMTANGFTMYMLSKQNCVFNPEHAMVYQDMNHPLSHYFISSSHNTYLTKDQLTGDSSTEPYIRALSHGCRCVELDCWDGDKGEPVIYHGHTLTSKVPFVEVIETINEYAFKASPYPLILSLENHCSVEQQTLLARHLRSILGNKLLTKPLDCQDSRYLPSPEDLKGKILVKGKKEKTEVDQCSSSSSDLSSSDEEARRSECKPTRKQESKSGVSKLSPALSELVVYTRSVPFKSFEQAARSPAADMSSFSESEALRHIKDSGMYFVRHNSHQLSRIYPSGQRLQSSNYNPQEMWNGGCQIVALNFQTPGEQMDLNRGRFLQNGQCGYILKPPFMCQPDTTFNPENVGGGPGHSPVLLSVQIISAQQLPKPEWEKPSSIVDPQVWVEIHGVPIDNNKKKTHHVDNNGFNPRWDCTFNFTVHVPDLALVRFMVEDHDYTSSNDFLGQYTLPFTSLRTGYRHVRLLKLDGSSLSPSSLFIHVKITPCERSPSKSSAKSPVKCTTKRP encoded by the exons ATGTTGGgcaacaaaaagaaagcagCAGCGCAGGTGAAGAACGGAGCCGGGACGTCCCAGTCGAAGGCCATCGATCCTCTGAGGAATCtgg gagtgcaggaagatgaagatgtcaAGAGGATGCTGCAGGGCTCCAGTATGGTGAAG GTCCGCTCGCCTCGCTGGCAGAAGCGAAGGACTCTGAAGCTACTGGAAGATGGCGTCACAGtctggtgtcagtcacaaaaaacGTCCAGCCGGGCCAAGGAGCAACAATCCT TCTCTGTCTTGGAGGTGGAGTGCATCCGTGAAGGTTGCCAATCGGAGATGTTGCGTCAGCTGGCTGGCTCAATACCCGAGGGCCGGTGTCTAACAGTGGTCTTCAAAGGGTCCCGCAAGAGCCTAGATCTCCTCTGCCAGAGCCACGAGGAGGCCCAGCACTGGGTGCGTGGTATCCGAACCCTGCAGGGGAGAGtgcaaaacatgacacagaagGAGAAACTTGACCA CTGGATTCATGCTTATCTGAGTCGGGCCGACCAGAACCACGATGATAAGATGAGCTATGACGAGGTGCAGACGTTGCTCCAGATGATCAATATTGACCTGAGTGATCAGTATGCCCGCAGCCTCTTCCAg AAATGTGACCGGTCTGCTGACGGTCGGCTGGACCACGGAGAGATTGAGGTTTTCTGCAGGGAATTGTTACGGAGACCAGAATTGGATGCAGTGTTCACCCGCTACTCTGCAAATGGCTGTGTACTTTCCACCGTGGACCTGAGGGATTTCCTGAAAGACCAGGGGGAGGATGCTTCACTCACCCATGCCCAAAGCCTCATACTCACCTATGAACTTAATGAATGGG CCCAGAAGAACCAATTCATGACGGCCAATGGTTTCACTATGTACATGCTGTCAAAGCAGAACTGTGTGTTTAACCCGGAACATGCTATGGTTTACcaagacatgaaccacccatTGTCGCACtatttcatctcctcctcccacaaCACCTACCTCACCAAGGACCAGTTGACTGGGGACAGCAGCACTGAGCCGTACATACG AGCTCTGAGTCATGGCTGTCGCTGTGTGGAACTGGACTGTTGGGATGGAGATAAAGGGGAACCAGTCATCTACCATggacacacactcacctccAAAGTGCCATTTGTTGAAGTCATTGAGACTATCAATGAGTATGCTTTTAAA GCTTCACCCTACCCTTTAATCCTGTCCCTGGAAAACCACTGCTCTGTGGAGCAGCAGACACTATTGGCTCGACACCTGCGATCCATCCTGGGGAACAAGTTGCTCACCAAGCCCCTCGATTGCCAGGATTCTCGTTACTTGCCCTCTCCAGAG GATCTTAAGGGCAAAATCCTGGTAaaggggaagaaggagaagacagaggTGGACCAATGTTCATCCAGCTCATCAGACCTCAGCTCTTCAGATGAGGAGGCCAGACGGAGCGAATGCAAACCCACGAGAAAACAGGAAAGCAAG TCAGGTGTTTCTAAGCTGAGTCCAGCGCTGTCAGAGCTGGTGGTGTACACTCGCAGTGTTCCCTTCAAAAGCTTTGAGCAGGCTGCCAGAAGTCCAGCAGCAGACATGTCGTCTTTCTCTGAAAGTGAAGCCCTCAGACATATTAAAGACTCAG GGATGTATTTTGTCCGTCACAACAGCCACCAGCTCAGTAGGATCTACCCCTCAGGTCAACGCCTCCAGTCCTCCAACTATAATCCTCAGGAGATGTGGAACGGAGGCTGTCAAATTG TTGCTCTGAATTTCCAGACACCTGGTGAGCAGATGGACCTAAACCGAGGCAGGTTCTTGCAAAATGGCCAATGTGGGTACATCCTTAAGCCTCCCTTCATGTGCCAGCCTGATACCACCTTTAACCCAGAGAATGTTGGAGGAGGTCCTGGCCACAGTCCTGTCCTGCTGAGTGTTCAG ATTATTTCAGCTCAGCAGCTGCCCAAACCAGAGTGGGAGAAGCCTAGTTCCATTGTGGACCCACAAGTGTGGGTGGAGATCCATGGTGTTCCCATTGATAACaataagaagaaaacacatcatGTCGACAACAATG GCTTTAACCCACGCTGGGACTGTACCTTTAACTTTACCGTCCATGTACCTGACTTGGCCCTTGTCCGCTTCATGGTGGAAGACCATGATTATACGTCAAGCAATGACTTTCTGGGACAGTACACCCTGCCTTTCACCAGTCTACGTACAG GTTATCGTCATGTCCGACTTCTCAAGCTGGATGGTTCTAGCCTTtcaccctcttctctctttaTCCATGTAAAGATCACCCCCTGTGAAAGAAGTCCCTCCAAATCATCGGCAAAATCACCAGTCAAGTGTACAACCAAGAGACCCTAA